The genomic interval GTCGATGTGTAGCAGGCTCAAAGGCCGGTGGTCGTCACTTGAGCGGGTAAGTGCAAGCTGATGATCAAGGTAGCGCCTGTTTGGAAGGCTTGTCAGTGAGTCGTGCAAAGAATTGTGTTCTACGACCGAGCGGGCATCTTCAAGCTCCCTGTTTTGAGCCTCGGCAGTGAGTTTGGATTGAAGTAGCTCGTCCTGAAGCTGCACGTCTTCAGTAACATCCCAATTGGCCCCAACGATACGTTTGTTACCAGCTGACGTGCGATAAGTCATCCCGTGGGCGCGGATGTAGCGAATGCGGCCATCGCGCCCCAATACACGGAAATCGGTAATGTATGGTTCTTCCGCCTCGAGAGCCTTGGAAAAAACCCGCTCAGCACCCTCGAGATCGCGGGGGTGGAGTGCGTCACGCCAATCCTCATATCGGCAGATCGTCTGCTCCGGTGCGACATTGTAGAGTTCGCGCATGCGCGCGTCCCAGGACAGCGTCTTTGTCTCGCAGTCGTATTCCCATACGCCCACCTTTGAGGCATCCAAAGCCAGTTGCAGGCGCTGTGAGACCGTTTCGAGCCTGTCCTCTCGGTCCTGAAGGATGACGATGTGCCGATGCCTGTCCCGCATCAGGTACCCGGCCCAGAACATGGGCAGGACGATGATTGTGGAAAGAAGCGCCAATCCGGCGCGGAAGAGGCTAAGATTATCAGATCGCTGGCCCCAGCCATGTATCGGTGACGCTGACAGGGTCCAGGCTTCGTGTCCAATATCAATAGACATAACCACCGGGTCGACGTCGATAGCGGCGTTGGTTTTGAAGACAGGTTTCGTCTCCCCGCCATCATGTGGGCGGCTGGAAATCGAAACAGCGACCTCGAGATCTGACTGAAACCCGCTGCTTTCAAGGAGCTGGTCGAGATCGATCACCGCAGAGGCAATGCCGAAGAAACTGTCATCAGGGCCGGAATGGATAGGATACCGCGCGATCACTGCCCGACCGCCCTGAACAAGATCCACCGGGCCGGTAACGATCAGTCTGTCTTGCGCCTTGACCTGCATCGCTGCTGCGCGCTGGCGTTCGTTCTTGCGGTAATCCAGCCCAAGGCTCGCCTCGTTGCCGTGCAGAGGATAGACGCGGCTAACGACGAAATCCGAAGCGATGGCGAGACTGCGAAGCTGGTGGTCATCTTCGAAGATGCGGCTTGCAAGATCCTCAAAGCGGGCAGGGGCCATGTTCGGCTCAATTTCGATCGTAGCGACCAACCCTTGGACTAGTTTGATGTTGCCGAGAATATTGCCTTGCAAGCGTGAGCGCAGAAGGCCGAGCTGTTCGGTGGTGAAAGAGCGGCGGTATTCTTCCTCAAGTCGGCGCTTTTGCGCATCGGCGAGAAAAGCGGCGATCACTACTGCCACTGTCGCAGCGATAGCTGGAATAAAGTATCCGAACCGCTTAAAGCGAAGTGGGGCGTTCCGAGTGTTCATTGCGCTCCATGTACCACGCGCATCTGCCCTACAGATATGATTCCTGATAAAGGGTTGGTGTTTCTCTGAACGCTGACAAAATGAATTTAATATTTGTTGAATAACAGCAAAGATATGGGGCTGAGCTGGGCTCGAAGCGCTTTCGCCTCTACGTTCATCTAGCATTAGAGTTCCATAATTTAACATTACGCCAGATTTGTCTCTTCAGTGGCTTGGATGATCCACCAAGCTTGCGGATATTTAACCCCACGACTGTACGCACGTACCCGCAAATTGAATCGCCTAGGGTTGGTGCTGGCAGTGGTAAATAGATGCCGATTGGCGATTGCTCGACATGACGGAACACCGCAAGCGAGGTCTTACGGTAACGTTGCAATGGTGGCAACTGAAACACATATGTGCTAATGTGGGTCCGTCACTTCGGGAGTACTTGAGATGAGCCGCTTGACGATCGACATAACGGATAAACAACATAAAAGCCTCAAAGCGCTAGCCGCACTGCAGGGCAAGACAATCAAGCAGTACGCACTTGAGCGCCTGTTTCCCGGGGACGTCGAGGGAGAACGGGCCTGGGAAGAGTTAAAGACGTTGATGAATACGCGCATCACTGAGGGGCTCGCCGGAAAACTGTCGACCAAAACCGTAGGTGAGATCCTCGACGAGGAGATTGGCGAAGGTCGCGCTTGACGGCTTACATCCTGACCGCAGAGGCAGAGTCCGATCTTCGCTCGGTAATCCGTTACACACGGGCACAATGGAGTGCCGCTCAGGTACGTCACTACGTCTCGGCTTTGGAGCGAGGAATGGAGAACATTGCCGCGGGCAAAGTTCCCTTCAAGGATCTGAGCGCACTCTATCCGGCGCTGCGGATGGCGCGATGCCAGCACCACTACATCTTCTGTCTGCCTCGAGAACATGCGCCCGCTCTCATCGTAGCGATTCTTCACGAACGAATGGATCTTATGAGGCGTTTGGCTGACCGTCTAAACGAGTGATGTTTCCACGACGGGAGGAACCCCTGCGCGCGTGCTAGATAAGCCCTTGTCGTCGAGCGATCAAAAAGGGTCGTCGGTTCGGATCCCTTCAAGGCGAATACACGCACCCTGCCGCCGGCCCCAGGTGGGTGAAAACTCCATCAGCGGCGCTGTATCATGGATTGTCTTCGACGCGCAGGCTCGCGACATACCCGGCGCGTGACTCGCCGAGCTCGCGCAAGCTGCTGCCGTCTCAACTGAAACGCTCGCAACCAACGTTCGATCAGAAGGTACGACCGTAGCGAGACGGAGAGATACCCGCGTATCGGGCAAAGGCAACGCTGAAACTACTGGATGAACTGTAACCCACGCGTTGAGCGACTTCATCCAGACAAAGCTCCTGTCCGCGAAGCAGCCGTCCGGCCAAAGCCATGCGCCATGCCGAAAGGTATTCCATGGGCGGCATGCCCACTGTTCGACTGAAGCGGGCGAAGAAGGCCGAGCGTGACAAAGACGCTTCTAGGGCCAGTCCAGCAATCGTCCAGGGAGACTCCGGGCGCGCGTGGAAGGCGCGTAGCGAGGCCGCAACACGTTCATCTGCCAGACCGCGAGCCAGCCCCGGTGGCGCATCCTGCATCTCACTACCGCATCGCAATGCCTCGATCAGAAGTACTTCCAATAGTCTTTCGAGCACGAGTTCGCGTGCCGGACGCCGCGCACGAGTCTCTTCGTCCACCAATTGCGTCAGCGTCGTGAGCCGCGACTCCCCGCGCGCAAGGACGACCTGTGGAAGCAGCGGCACGAGCAAAGCCACATCCGGCGAACCGAATGAACAATGCCCAATGCGGATAGAGAGATTCGGTGGGTCGCCTTCCGAGCCGACACGAAAAAAGCCCGCGCTTATCTCGATCGGATCTCCTGTCGTATAGTCCTGCGGCAAGTCGACACTTTCCTTGGTCAAGTTGCGCATAGCTGGAACCAGCAGAAAATCCCCCGCCTGCAAGATCAGAGGTGGTTCCCCGTCCACTGTCACACGACATTGACCCTCCAGCACCGCGCAATAAAAGGGATCTCCCGTCCCCTTGCGGTGGAATTTCCAGGAGCCGGCGCATTCAATGAGCTTGGAGAAGCGGGCTTCTGGCTGGAGCAGTGTCACGACTTCAGCGAGAGGATCGGTTGCCATTCAGGACTATCTCTAAAGATATTGATACGATCAACAATATCACGTCTTGTCTGGCACGGCTATGTTGCGTCTATATCGACAAGCGGAGGTTTTCAATGCCAGCAATCCTCATCACGGGCTGCTCTTCTGGCTTCGGGCTGGAGACATCACAGCTGTTTCTTGATCGTGGGTGGGATGTAGTGGCCACCATGCGGACGCTTGACACCAAGATAATCCCTGCGTGCGAGAGGCTGCGCATGCTGCAACTCGACGTCACCGATCCGGCCAGTGTCGGCCGTGCTGTCGCTGACGCTGGTCCGATCGACGTTCTGGTCAACAATGCCGGTTTCGGGGTGCCGTCGCCCATCGAACTGACCGAACCCAACGTGGCGCGTGCGATGTTTGAGACCAATACGCTGGGCACGCTCGCGATGATCCAAGCGGTGCTCCCGTCATTTCGTGAACGCCGGTCCGGTGTTGTTATCAACGTTTCGTCGTCGACGACACTCAAGTCGCAGCCGATGGTTGGCGTGTACCGGGCCAGCAAGGCGGCGGTGAATTCCATAACCGAGACGCTGGCCGTGGAGGCTCGGGAGTTTGGCGTGCGCGCTCATCTTGTGATACCTGGGAGCGCACCGGAAACCCGGTTCGGTGACAACGGCATTCCGCATCTGCGGGGTCGCGACAACGCCGATTATGGGCCGATGATCGAGCGTATGGTTGCGCATATGCGCAACCAGTCAGAACCTTTAACACATCCTTCGGACGTCGCTGCGGCGATCTGGCGATGTGCGACGGATCCATCCTCGCCATTTCGCCTCGCCGCCGGACGCGACGCTGAAGCCTTGATGGTAGAGGCGGAGTAAGTTGTTCGCGTCAGGCCAGCAAGTCATCCGGAGATTGAGGATTACGTCTGCTACCGCGAAATCATCGCAAACAACGCAGTCCTGAATCCACGCCCAGTGCACCATCGCCTCTGCAGATTACCCATGTGTTCACCTCTTGGATAGAGGGCGAGCCAGTTCGGCTTCCCGCCACTTCTGCCATTGCAGTCGTAAAGTCTTCGTGGAAACTTCAACTGCATCCTCCAGGACCTCGGCTTTCAGCACGCGTTCTGTTCGAAAGTGGCGAAAGGCGTGTTTCGATTCACACCATGCGATCAATAGAGAGTGAGTATCCGCATAGCCAAGAAGCACCGGCCAGATGACGCGATGGCTCTCACTGCCATCAGTAGCCCGATATTCAATCCGCATCTTTTTCCCTTCCCTGATAGCCCGCCTGAAGGGGCGACTGTCCCATAAAGCCTTTTCGGTCATGCCGTCAGGCTTCAGGCTGACCGTGGGCTCCGCGATTAGCGAAAGCAAATGCGCTGGAACGGAGGAGGAGATTTTGGAGATGACATCTCGGGCGGCGGTCGTAATGGCAGGATCGCCGAGCCTTGCCACCATTTGCGCACCAAGCAGTACCGCCTCGATCTCCTCCGCCGTCAGCATAAGCGGCGGCATGTCGTATTGTGGATCCAGCACGTAGCCTAATCCTGCTTCTCCATCGATCGGCACGCGTTGGCCGATCAGATGGGCGATATCGCGATAGACCGTCCGTCGCGCCACCTCAAGTTCCGCCGCAATCCGAGCCGAGGTGACGGGGCGGCTCGACCGCCGAAGGATTTGAATGATCTGAAAAAGACGCTCCGCTTTTCGCATCCGTGCTGACTCCTGCTGCCACAACGTTGGCAGCAGGACTGTGTCACAAATCCGGTAGATAGCGACTTCCTTTAGAGGAGAACGATCATGAAATTCGCATCTACCCGTCTCGTGGCGGAAGACATCAAAAGCCTTGTGGCCTTCTATGAGCTGGTCACAGGCTATCGCGCCGATTGGCTTGCTCCAGTCTTCGCCGAAATCGTTACGCCTGGAGCAGCTTTGGCGATCGGCAGTGCGGAGACCGTCGCGCTGTTCAAGGCGGGAAGCGCAGAGCCAGGAGTCAACAGGACGGCAATCCTCGAGTTCATGGTGGAGGATGTTGACCGGGAATTCGCGCGACTGAAGGACCAGATCGAAGTGGTGCACGAACCGAAGGATCTTCCGTGGGGAAATCGCACTGTCCAATTTTCTGATCCGGAGGGCACGCGCGTCGCGCTCTACACACCCGTCACGGAGGCAGCGAAGTTACGCTTTACCGGTCGCTGATGTCGGGACTGGTTTCCTTATGTCTCAATACCCCCTCTAGGCTTTTGCCAGCGTGGGGCGCACAACATTCGCCCTTCATGCCCTTGAACGAATGCGACGGCACTGTTAAATATATACAGGTAGACTGTATATCTGTTTTATGAGGATTTGACATGGCTGTCGAGCCGAAGGCGGTTGTCCGCCGGTTCAATATAGAGGTTATCCAGGAGGGAAGCGAAGCTGCTTTCCGAGAACTGATGGCGACGGATTTCGTCAATCACGCAGCCCCACACGGAGCGCCTAATGGTCCGGAAAGCATGTGGAACACATTCCAGAACATCCTGCGTCCCGCACTATCCGGGCTGACCGTCAATATTCATGACCAGATCGCCGAGGGGGACAAAGTGACGACCCGTAAGACTATCACGGGCACGCACACAGGCTCACTGCTTGGTATTCCCGCGACAGGACGAGAGGTGTCCATTTCTGTCATCGATATTGTGAGGGTTGAGGAGGGACGCTATGCCGAACATTGGGGGCTGAACACATTGCCAACGGTTCTGGCTGAGCTTTCAAAGCCATAAGTGTCCGGTCAGCACAGGCGATCAATGATCTGGATCGCCGCCTCCAGCACGCGCCTCTCCTCATCGGTGAGGCGTTCTTCGATCAGGGTCGCGATCTTCAATGTCCGAGCTTCACGGGACTGGGACAGCCTCTCCCGCCCTTTCTCTGTAATCGACAGCAGTTGGCTGCGCCGGTCAGTGGGATTGGGCATCCTGCTGACCAAGCCCTCTGCCTCAAGCTGGGCGCTCACCAAGCGCATGCTCTGATGCCGGACGTTGCGGAGTGTGGCCATGTCGGCGATACTGAGCGGACCGTTTTGCTCGAGAACTAGCAACGTTTCGGACTGTGACGTCGTGGGCGTATCCACCTGCGTCCTTACGCTGCGAACGAACCGTCCAACGGTGGAGCGTAGTCGCTCCGCAATGACGGGTGACGTTCCCTCCTGTCCCAGCGCAGCCTCTTTGACTTTCATTTGTTCGCTCTTTCAGCGTCGAAGTTCCCTGCACTCTTGCCACAGAGCAGGGCCGGGCGAAAATCCAAAATCATTCGGAGCTCGTTCTGTTTGTTTGTCGCATGCAGCAGGGGCGAGCACAGTTGTTTTTGCCGGGCCCCATCTTAACGGGCATTCCGACACGACTTCGAGGTACCAGGGATTTGGATTGGATCATTGTTACTGAGGCACACTGCCATACCCTTTGGCAGAAATGGCGCTGAACTCCTCGAGATCGAGATCACGCTCAAGATCGTGAAGTGTCTCGTCGTCGATCTGGTCAAGGCGGTGTAGTCTAATCAATGCGGACCGGCCCGCAGCGACGCCGGCAAGGATCACGTCGAAATGCGCTGCTATATCTCGATCGCGTTCACTGTCCGTCCCCTTGAAACTCGCTGATAGTGTCGCACGTCGGCGATAGGTTTCCAGTAGCCGGGGATGCAACAATGTGCCGTCGGCGGCGTAGGCATGGGATTGCACGCCGGCATACTGCGCCTGGACGACAAACGCCTCAGCACCGACAAGATCCAGCGGCGGCCGTGTTCTCTGATCCTCGCCCGGGCGTAGCAATCGGATCACCAGACCGAGCGTTGTGCCCTGTATTAGAACTGTAGCGAGGATGACAGCGAATGCCGTCACCAGCATCAGATCCCGACCTGGCATCTCCTCTGGCAACGTGAGCGCAAATGCAAGTGTCACGACCCCGCGCATACCGGCCCAACCCAAGACGAGAGCTGCACGCGGCCCCATGGGCTCCACGGAGGCCAATCCCGCCCGCCTTAGCAGCTTTAGAACGAGGTCCGAACCGAAGATCCAGGTGAATCTGGCAACCGTGACAGCCGCGACGATCGCAAGAACGAAAATCCCCATTTCATCAACAATTGTGGCTAGCCCTCCAGCACGCTCAAGAACGCCACGCAACGAGAAGCCGATGAGGATAAACACAGCCGCCTCAAGTAAGAAAGTGAGGGACTGCCAAGAGGCAGTCCCTCTGATCCGGGTAGGGCCTTTGAAAATGACGTGCTGATACCAACCGCAAATCAAGCCTGCAGTCACAGTCGCGATCACACCGGAAACATGCAGCCGTTCGCCCGCGAGATAGGCGACCCAACACACGAGAGTTGAGGCGGCGATCTTAGTCGATCGTCTTGAAGTCCCGGCACCAGTGAGACCCATGCTACAGCGATCGCAGCACCGACAGCGATCCCGCCTGCAAGCAGATATGAGAAGCTGACTATGGCTCCT from Rhizobium sp. SSA_523 carries:
- a CDS encoding antitoxin, which produces MSRLTIDITDKQHKSLKALAALQGKTIKQYALERLFPGDVEGERAWEELKTLMNTRITEGLAGKLSTKTVGEILDEEIGEGRA
- a CDS encoding ester cyclase, with the translated sequence MAVEPKAVVRRFNIEVIQEGSEAAFRELMATDFVNHAAPHGAPNGPESMWNTFQNILRPALSGLTVNIHDQIAEGDKVTTRKTITGTHTGSLLGIPATGREVSISVIDIVRVEEGRYAEHWGLNTLPTVLAELSKP
- a CDS encoding SDR family oxidoreductase, coding for MPAILITGCSSGFGLETSQLFLDRGWDVVATMRTLDTKIIPACERLRMLQLDVTDPASVGRAVADAGPIDVLVNNAGFGVPSPIELTEPNVARAMFETNTLGTLAMIQAVLPSFRERRSGVVINVSSSTTLKSQPMVGVYRASKAAVNSITETLAVEAREFGVRAHLVIPGSAPETRFGDNGIPHLRGRDNADYGPMIERMVAHMRNQSEPLTHPSDVAAAIWRCATDPSSPFRLAAGRDAEALMVEAE
- a CDS encoding YafY family protein, translating into MRKAERLFQIIQILRRSSRPVTSARIAAELEVARRTVYRDIAHLIGQRVPIDGEAGLGYVLDPQYDMPPLMLTAEEIEAVLLGAQMVARLGDPAITTAARDVISKISSSVPAHLLSLIAEPTVSLKPDGMTEKALWDSRPFRRAIREGKKMRIEYRATDGSESHRVIWPVLLGYADTHSLLIAWCESKHAFRHFRTERVLKAEVLEDAVEVSTKTLRLQWQKWREAELARPLSKR
- a CDS encoding MarR family transcriptional regulator, which gives rise to MKVKEAALGQEGTSPVIAERLRSTVGRFVRSVRTQVDTPTTSQSETLLVLEQNGPLSIADMATLRNVRHQSMRLVSAQLEAEGLVSRMPNPTDRRSQLLSITEKGRERLSQSREARTLKIATLIEERLTDEERRVLEAAIQIIDRLC
- a CDS encoding EAL domain-containing protein; protein product: MNTRNAPLRFKRFGYFIPAIAATVAVVIAAFLADAQKRRLEEEYRRSFTTEQLGLLRSRLQGNILGNIKLVQGLVATIEIEPNMAPARFEDLASRIFEDDHQLRSLAIASDFVVSRVYPLHGNEASLGLDYRKNERQRAAAMQVKAQDRLIVTGPVDLVQGGRAVIARYPIHSGPDDSFFGIASAVIDLDQLLESSGFQSDLEVAVSISSRPHDGGETKPVFKTNAAIDVDPVVMSIDIGHEAWTLSASPIHGWGQRSDNLSLFRAGLALLSTIIVLPMFWAGYLMRDRHRHIVILQDREDRLETVSQRLQLALDASKVGVWEYDCETKTLSWDARMRELYNVAPEQTICRYEDWRDALHPRDLEGAERVFSKALEAEEPYITDFRVLGRDGRIRYIRAHGMTYRTSAGNKRIVGANWDVTEDVQLQDELLQSKLTAEAQNRELEDARSVVEHNSLHDSLTSLPNRRYLDHQLALTRSSDDHRPLSLLHIDLDRFKDINDTLGHAAGDEVLKHVAMVLRTEVPAEDFIARIGGDEFVLLSRRDPALANFPLLSSQLIEAISRPIAIEGHDCRIGASVGFAIRHRSDETPEQLLVNADIALYEAKRRGRNRVEAFNGELRLRTVEVKRLSDEILRGLERGEFIPFFQPQFDAETLEIVGVEALARWEHPTRGILTPDVFLPVAESLNVVARLDEAILQQALFQATRWEGQGLDMPCVSVNVSCQRLREENLIDKLRAMRIRPGALTFELLESISFDTADEGLKQAIDNIKALGIDIELDDFGTGHASIISLLELSPKRLKIDRRLVRPLLESPAQQSLVRSIIDIGKVQGIETVAEGVETLAHAELLRRLGCHVLQGYAFAKPMAAEDFLVFAKARTWTAERQREQRART
- a CDS encoding AraC family transcriptional regulator, whose amino-acid sequence is MATDPLAEVVTLLQPEARFSKLIECAGSWKFHRKGTGDPFYCAVLEGQCRVTVDGEPPLILQAGDFLLVPAMRNLTKESVDLPQDYTTGDPIEISAGFFRVGSEGDPPNLSIRIGHCSFGSPDVALLVPLLPQVVLARGESRLTTLTQLVDEETRARRPARELVLERLLEVLLIEALRCGSEMQDAPPGLARGLADERVAASLRAFHARPESPWTIAGLALEASLSRSAFFARFSRTVGMPPMEYLSAWRMALAGRLLRGQELCLDEVAQRVGYSSSSSFSVAFARYAGISPSRYGRTF
- a CDS encoding type II toxin-antitoxin system RelE/ParE family toxin, which codes for MTAYILTAEAESDLRSVIRYTRAQWSAAQVRHYVSALERGMENIAAGKVPFKDLSALYPALRMARCQHHYIFCLPREHAPALIVAILHERMDLMRRLADRLNE
- a CDS encoding VOC family protein; amino-acid sequence: MKFASTRLVAEDIKSLVAFYELVTGYRADWLAPVFAEIVTPGAALAIGSAETVALFKAGSAEPGVNRTAILEFMVEDVDREFARLKDQIEVVHEPKDLPWGNRTVQFSDPEGTRVALYTPVTEAAKLRFTGR